A stretch of Rhododendron vialii isolate Sample 1 chromosome 4a, ASM3025357v1 DNA encodes these proteins:
- the LOC131322943 gene encoding F-box protein At3g07870-like, producing MSTSSTKRKAGDTQVIGSDEEDKTHKQEQDRQILENVMSINRRKRIAETQFINKHEANQICKEKGEEGCQTMGSCCNPELPAHIVIDILSRLPMKSLFNFRRVCKEWLSLISDPHFANLHLSKSQLSLLFKPLDCKRRSWKLNLVDLKTTPLIRPRNARKEFVTKINLPKGPNIPCNIVNSCNGLLCLSGDSNSNSGPCSDDLICICNPLLGELVTLPKCPSVRPISDLSCVAFGYSPMTDQYKVVQSFRSWVTDPVMDRETCEAEIYTLGEGSWRSIGKISTIVHSHSFNAFLNGSLHWLSHALSEDFIYCFDFGSEQFRAVPEPFEFGPVHRECSGYMYLGVLQGCLSICDFGGGGVAEVWVMKDYGVMESWSKNVVIDDCRVCYYEPILILEGGTNLDI from the exons ATGTCTACTAGTAGCACAAAACGAAAAGCAGGAGATACGCAGGTAATCGGCAGCGATGAAGAAGACAAAACCCACAAACAAGAACAAGATCGTCAAATTCTGg AGAATGTAATGTCAATcaacagaagaaaaagaatagcAGAGACACAGTTTATCAACAAACACGAAGCGAATCAAATCTGcaaggaaaaaggagaagaaggtTGTCAAACAATGGGCAGCTGTTGTAATCCAGAACTCCCAGCCCACATCGTAATTGACATCCTCTCAAGGCTCCCAATGAAATCCCTCTTCAATTTCCGCCGTGTTTGCAAGGAAtggctctctctcatctctgacCCTCATTTTGCCAATCTACATCTCTCTAAATCACAGCTCAGTCTCTTGTTCAAACCCCTCGATTGTAAACGCAGATCGTGGAAACTCAATTTGGTCGACCTCAAGACTACTCCCCTCATTCGTCCTCGTAATGCCCGTAAGGAATTCGTCACCAAAATTAACCTCCCAAAAGGCCCCAACATCCCATGCAACATAGTTAACTCCTGCAATGGATTGCTGTGCTTGTCTGGCGACTCTAACTCTAACTCTGGCCCTTGCTCTGATGACCTGATTTGTATATGTAATCCTCTTTTAGGCGAATTAGTTACACTTCCTAAATGTCCAAGTGTCCGCCCAATTTCAGACCTTTCTTGTGTTGCTTTTGGTTATAGCCCCATGACTGACCAGTATAAAGTGGTACAGTCCTTTCGGTCTTGGGTTACTGACCCTGTGATGGATCGGGAAACATGTGAGGCTGAGATATATACGCTTGGTGAAGGGTCATGGAGAAGCATAGGAAAAATCTCCACCATAGTTCATAGTCACTCATTTAACGCATTCCTCAATGGATCGCTTCACTGGCTTTCTCATGCACTCAGTGAAGACTTCATTTATTGTTTTGACTTTGGAAGTGAACAATTTCGGGCAGTTCCTGAACCTTTTGAGTTTGGTCCGGTTCACAGAGAATGCTCGGGTTATATGTATCTGGGAGTGCTTCAAGGTTGTCTCTCTATATGTGATTTTGGTGGGGGTGGTGTTGCTGAAGTATGGGTGATGAAGGATTATGGGGTAATGGAATCTTGGAGTAAAAACGTTGTCATTGACGACTGTCGCGTCTGCTATTATGAGCCAATATTGATTCTGGAGGGAGGGACAAATCTTGATATTTGA